One Desulfobulbus propionicus DSM 2032 DNA segment encodes these proteins:
- a CDS encoding glycine zipper domain-containing protein gives MKFLSVIALLFLLTLSSCATKGQTGAVGGAAAGALIGQAIGHNTGATLIGAAVGGLLGYIVGNEMDKYDREQLNHAYERGISNQRSSWVNPDTGNQYTVTPQPAYQSGSNRVCRRAEIEAVIDGRPQRTYSTACRDEYGAWQLQ, from the coding sequence ATGAAGTTTTTAAGCGTTATCGCTCTGCTTTTCCTGCTCACCCTTTCTTCCTGTGCCACCAAGGGCCAGACCGGGGCGGTGGGCGGTGCCGCCGCCGGGGCACTCATTGGCCAGGCCATCGGCCACAATACCGGCGCCACCCTGATCGGTGCCGCGGTGGGCGGGCTGCTTGGTTACATCGTGGGCAACGAAATGGACAAATACGACCGGGAACAGCTCAACCATGCCTATGAACGCGGCATTTCCAACCAGCGCTCGTCCTGGGTCAACCCGGACACCGGCAACCAGTACACCGTCACCCCGCAACCAGCCTACCAGAGTGGCTCCAATCGGGTCTGCCGCCGGGCGGAGATTGAAGCGGTGATCGACGGCAGACCACAGCGAACCTACAGCACCGCCTGTCGTGATGAATACGGCGCGTGGCAGCTGCAATAA
- a CDS encoding shikimate kinase, whose translation MNNIVLTGFRATGKTSVGKALATKLGYAFSDTDRLLCERLHAPIADIVARHGWPFFRQAEAQLLRELASMTHTVLATGGGAIQHHAEWSLLRTHSYVVWLDADLATISKRIAADAASAAQRPALVQGLTAHDEIETLLEQRRPLYAAGSDLRLDTANDDPETLAERIVEQLKRMANEGRGKTLRDRAKVAAKG comes from the coding sequence ATGAACAATATTGTCCTCACCGGATTCCGGGCCACGGGCAAGACCTCGGTAGGCAAGGCGCTGGCGACAAAACTTGGGTATGCCTTTTCCGATACCGACCGCCTGCTCTGTGAACGACTGCATGCCCCGATCGCCGACATCGTGGCCCGTCATGGCTGGCCGTTTTTTCGTCAGGCAGAGGCACAACTCTTGCGTGAACTCGCGTCCATGACCCATACGGTTCTGGCAACCGGTGGGGGGGCAATTCAACACCATGCGGAGTGGTCGCTCCTCAGAACCCATTCATACGTTGTCTGGCTTGACGCCGATCTCGCCACCATCAGCAAACGCATTGCTGCAGATGCCGCCTCCGCAGCCCAACGTCCCGCTCTTGTCCAAGGGCTAACCGCCCACGACGAAATAGAAACCCTGCTCGAACAGCGCCGACCGCTCTATGCAGCCGGATCCGATCTGCGTCTCGATACCGCCAACGACGATCCTGAGACCCTGGCCGAACGCATTGTTGAACAACTCAAGCGCATGGCGAATGAGGGCAGGGGAAAGACTCTACGCGACAGGGCCAAGGTGGCGGCCAAAGGATAG
- a CDS encoding pseudouridine synthase — MEERLQKILAKAGIASRRKAEQLILEGRIRINGHVVTGMGSKADPNRDTITCDGHPLVFEEKIYVLLNKPAGYVTTLSDPQGRPMVSDLLADIPLRLFPVGRLDLDTEGALLMTNDGELGNAILHPRYEVNKTYEAEVSGSPSVDKLKRLESGIEIDGVMTRPAVVRLLRRHKGTTLVEITIHEGKKRQVRKMFQAINHRVLHLRRTAYGNLRLGSLPLGKYRVLNQNDLKKIFTRKIPFTIKNILA, encoded by the coding sequence ATGGAAGAACGGCTGCAGAAAATTCTCGCCAAGGCTGGTATCGCCTCCCGGCGTAAGGCCGAACAGCTGATTCTCGAAGGTCGGATTCGAATAAACGGCCACGTGGTCACCGGCATGGGCAGCAAGGCCGATCCCAATCGCGACACCATCACCTGTGACGGTCATCCACTTGTCTTCGAGGAAAAGATTTACGTTCTGCTCAACAAGCCGGCCGGATATGTGACCACTCTTTCGGACCCGCAGGGCCGCCCCATGGTTTCCGATCTGCTTGCCGACATTCCATTGCGGCTTTTTCCCGTGGGCCGTCTGGATCTGGATACGGAAGGCGCGCTGTTGATGACCAATGACGGGGAGTTGGGCAACGCCATCCTCCATCCCCGCTACGAGGTCAACAAGACCTATGAGGCTGAGGTGAGCGGTTCGCCCTCGGTCGACAAACTCAAGCGGTTGGAGTCGGGGATTGAAATCGATGGAGTGATGACCCGGCCGGCAGTCGTTCGCCTACTTCGGCGGCACAAAGGAACGACCTTGGTGGAAATCACTATCCACGAGGGCAAGAAACGGCAGGTGCGGAAAATGTTTCAGGCCATCAACCACCGGGTTCTTCATCTCAGGCGAACGGCGTACGGTAACCTTCGCCTCGGCTCACTTCCCCTCGGAAAATACAGGGTTCTGAACCAAAATGACTTAAAAAAGATTTTTACACGGAAAATTCCCTTTACAATCAAAAACATACTTGCTTAA
- a CDS encoding secondary thiamine-phosphate synthase enzyme YjbQ yields MPSGELSVTSGKQLEMIDLTSQMQQLVAANSIEEGILSLYNPHTTAGVLINEGADPDVRRDILGALPRIVPADYPYRHAEGNSPAHLMTALTGSSVTVFIDRGRLRLGTWQRIFFCEFDGPRNRQIWWKMIAG; encoded by the coding sequence ATGCCAAGCGGCGAGCTGTCCGTCACCAGCGGCAAACAGTTGGAAATGATTGACCTGACCAGTCAGATGCAGCAGCTCGTGGCGGCCAACTCCATCGAGGAGGGAATCCTTTCGCTCTATAACCCGCATACCACCGCGGGGGTGCTGATCAACGAGGGGGCCGATCCGGATGTGCGACGGGATATTCTTGGCGCGTTGCCTCGAATCGTGCCCGCCGATTATCCGTATCGTCATGCCGAGGGCAATTCACCCGCCCACCTGATGACCGCTTTGACCGGATCTTCGGTGACCGTGTTCATCGATCGGGGGCGGTTGCGGCTGGGGACATGGCAACGCATTTTTTTCTGCGAGTTCGATGGCCCCCGCAACCGCCAGATCTGGTGGAAAATGATCGCGGGTTAA
- a CDS encoding DnaJ C-terminal domain-containing protein, with protein sequence MEYKDYYKILGVDRNATQDQIKQAYRKVARKYHPDVSKEANAEAKFKDAGEAYEVLKDPEKRAAYDQFGANWREGQHFEPPPNWDAGFEFRGGGYTGGDASQFSDFFESLFGRGQAGGHRRQTFRMQGEDQHAKIVISLADSYHGAHKTITLNRSTVDPNGHVSVSPHRLHVAIPKGIIEGQRIRLEGQGLPGYGGSPAGDLYLEIAFEEDQLFHADKRDIHLALPLAPWEAALGATLTVPTLGGNVQLKIPPGSQAGKKLRLKGKGLSSGSHRGDQIVTLHIVIPEATTEEQRKLYATMAQKMPFNPRAELGI encoded by the coding sequence ATGGAATACAAAGATTACTACAAGATACTGGGAGTTGATCGCAACGCCACTCAGGACCAGATCAAGCAGGCCTATCGCAAGGTGGCCCGCAAATACCACCCCGATGTCAGCAAGGAGGCAAATGCCGAGGCCAAGTTCAAGGATGCCGGCGAGGCCTACGAAGTCCTCAAGGATCCGGAAAAACGAGCCGCCTACGATCAGTTTGGAGCCAACTGGCGAGAGGGCCAGCATTTCGAACCGCCTCCCAACTGGGATGCGGGGTTTGAATTCCGCGGCGGCGGCTATACCGGCGGCGACGCGAGTCAATTCAGTGATTTCTTCGAATCCCTGTTCGGCCGTGGCCAGGCGGGTGGGCACAGGCGGCAGACCTTTCGCATGCAGGGCGAAGATCAACATGCCAAGATAGTGATCTCGCTTGCCGATTCTTATCACGGCGCGCACAAGACCATCACCCTGAACCGGTCCACGGTCGACCCGAACGGTCATGTCTCGGTGAGTCCGCATCGGCTGCATGTGGCCATTCCCAAAGGAATCATCGAAGGGCAACGGATACGCCTGGAAGGCCAAGGGCTTCCCGGTTACGGCGGCAGCCCGGCCGGTGACCTGTACCTGGAGATTGCCTTTGAGGAGGATCAGCTCTTCCACGCCGATAAACGAGACATCCACCTCGCTCTGCCGCTGGCGCCGTGGGAGGCGGCCCTAGGGGCTACCCTGACCGTTCCCACCTTGGGCGGCAATGTACAGCTGAAGATCCCGCCGGGATCGCAGGCCGGTAAAAAACTCCGCCTTAAAGGCAAGGGGCTTTCCTCCGGCAGCCATCGCGGCGATCAGATTGTCACCCTGCACATAGTTATTCCGGAGGCCACCACGGAAGAGCAGCGCAAGCTGTATGCGACCATGGCGCAAAAGATGCCGTTCAACCCCCGAGCCGAACTGGGAATCTGA
- the rmuC gene encoding DNA recombination protein RmuC, with protein sequence MAILVLLAGHSRTQRRHLILSLRLERLQDESRAQEAEVQRLRLERDQLARECREMDAENASLQTACRAMQQQVDERETLLAEARQQIEQDFQFLAGRIISEKGEQLNKQHASALTLLLRPFHEQLLEFKRKIEETYDRDARDRVSMLKEIEHLKRLNQQISAEAANLTQALRGSNKLQGQWGEMVLSRLLEASGLRNGKEFAVQVHCTTSDGTAYQPDAVVYLPENRTVIIDAKVSLKAFVDAHNAPADDLREQKIKLHLDSIKRQISLLSSKEYHLLSDLGALDFVLLFIPVEGAFQLAVEREPEILISAMQKKVILASPSTLLAVLRTIHHLWRLDEQNRNSLVIAKQAGSLYDKFVGFVEAFEDVGFRLNQAQQAWHTARNRLTAGQGNLIARTEALKHLGVQASKELPDSLKHRSSFSGETS encoded by the coding sequence GTGGCCATTCTCGTCCTGCTTGCGGGCCACAGCCGAACCCAGCGGCGTCATCTGATCCTGTCGCTGAGGCTGGAGCGGCTGCAGGATGAGTCGCGCGCCCAGGAGGCCGAGGTGCAACGTCTTCGCCTGGAACGCGACCAGCTGGCCAGGGAGTGCCGCGAAATGGACGCCGAGAATGCCTCCTTGCAGACCGCCTGCCGGGCCATGCAGCAACAGGTGGACGAACGGGAGACGCTCCTGGCCGAGGCACGGCAGCAGATCGAACAGGATTTTCAGTTTCTGGCCGGCAGGATCATCAGCGAAAAGGGGGAACAGCTCAACAAACAGCATGCCTCGGCTCTTACCTTGCTGCTCCGGCCTTTTCATGAGCAGCTGCTGGAATTCAAGCGGAAGATCGAAGAGACCTATGATCGCGATGCGCGTGATCGGGTTTCGATGCTCAAGGAGATCGAGCACCTCAAGCGGCTCAATCAGCAGATCAGTGCCGAGGCTGCCAACCTCACCCAGGCCTTGCGGGGCAGCAACAAGCTACAGGGACAGTGGGGCGAGATGGTGCTCAGCCGGCTGCTGGAAGCCTCTGGCTTGCGCAACGGCAAGGAGTTCGCCGTTCAGGTCCATTGCACAACCAGTGACGGCACGGCCTACCAGCCCGATGCCGTGGTCTATCTCCCCGAGAACCGGACAGTGATTATCGACGCCAAGGTTTCGCTCAAGGCCTTTGTCGATGCACACAACGCACCCGCCGATGATCTGCGGGAGCAGAAGATCAAGTTACACCTCGATTCGATCAAACGGCAGATCAGCCTGCTGTCCAGTAAGGAATACCACCTGTTGTCCGATTTGGGGGCGCTGGATTTCGTCCTCCTGTTCATTCCCGTCGAAGGGGCGTTTCAGCTTGCGGTCGAACGGGAACCGGAGATTTTGATCAGTGCCATGCAGAAAAAGGTGATTCTCGCCAGTCCTTCGACGCTGCTGGCCGTGTTGCGAACGATCCATCATCTGTGGCGGCTGGACGAACAAAACCGCAACAGTTTAGTGATTGCCAAACAGGCGGGGAGCCTTTATGATAAATTCGTTGGTTTTGTCGAAGCCTTTGAGGATGTTGGCTTTCGTCTCAACCAGGCCCAGCAGGCCTGGCACACGGCCAGGAATCGATTGACTGCTGGTCAGGGCAATCTGATTGCCCGCACTGAAGCCTTGAAACACTTGGGAGTGCAGGCAAGCAAAGAACTGCCTGACTCGCTGAAGCACCGTTCTTCTTTTTCGGGAGAAACATCATGA
- a CDS encoding UbiD family decarboxylase: protein MHALVNLRQFIELLRANNQLLTIDTPVDPYLEIAEIHRRVIAQGGPALLFTKVKGSRFPVITNLFGTNLRLELAFGKRPLNFVRGLVDLVEQALPPTLSSLWHARSLLNQGLKVGLKRCTAGPILDCCQQPARLTELPMLTSWHSDGGAFVTLPLVYTEHPDGLGHNLGMYRIQRFDDTTTGIHWQIHKGGGFHYFAAEQQNKALPLTLYIGGPPALMLAAIAPLPENIPELILASLLQGEKLRVVDDPLGGHQLVAEAEFAIKGRVPPHIRRPEGPFGDHYGYNSLQHDYPIFQTTHLYHRKDAIYPATVVGRPKQEDYFIGDFLQDLLSPLFPLVMKGVVQLKTFGETGFHCLAAARVTDRYPREAFAAGLRILGEGQLSLTKFLLVTDGSIDVAHFPRLWQHILERIEWDRDLFVFANVSQDTLDYTGPSVNKGSKAMMLGLGQEKRRDLPVEFAGILPPQCSHPRAFLPGTLVVQGIEYAAAPHLADEIARFPGVSSWPVVVLVDSTEEATCSLQEFLWTFFTRFEPAADIHGREQTVRRFHVGLQPPIVFDCRMKPWYTEVLAVDPATQRLVDDKIATILPSRFR from the coding sequence ATGCATGCACTTGTCAATCTGCGCCAATTCATAGAGCTGTTGCGCGCCAACAACCAACTGCTCACCATCGACACCCCGGTTGATCCGTATCTGGAAATTGCCGAGATCCACCGGCGGGTGATTGCCCAAGGGGGACCGGCGCTGCTGTTCACCAAGGTGAAGGGATCCCGTTTTCCCGTGATCACCAATCTTTTCGGCACCAACCTTCGCCTCGAGCTGGCGTTTGGCAAACGGCCGCTCAACTTTGTGCGTGGTTTGGTCGACTTGGTGGAACAGGCACTGCCGCCGACGCTTTCGTCTCTGTGGCATGCCCGTTCGCTGCTGAATCAGGGGTTGAAGGTCGGTCTCAAGCGATGCACCGCCGGGCCAATTCTCGATTGTTGCCAACAGCCCGCGCGCCTGACCGAGCTGCCGATGCTCACTTCCTGGCATTCCGACGGTGGCGCCTTTGTGACCCTACCATTGGTCTATACCGAGCATCCCGACGGCTTGGGCCATAATCTCGGCATGTACCGGATTCAACGGTTCGATGACACCACCACCGGTATTCATTGGCAGATTCACAAAGGCGGAGGCTTTCATTACTTTGCGGCCGAACAACAGAACAAGGCCCTGCCGCTGACCCTCTATATTGGCGGCCCGCCTGCCCTGATGCTGGCAGCCATCGCGCCCCTGCCGGAGAACATCCCCGAACTGATCCTCGCCAGCCTTCTCCAGGGGGAAAAATTACGTGTGGTCGACGATCCTCTGGGTGGACATCAACTGGTGGCCGAGGCCGAATTCGCCATCAAGGGACGTGTCCCGCCCCATATCCGGCGGCCGGAAGGTCCCTTTGGCGATCATTATGGCTACAATTCACTGCAACACGACTACCCAATTTTTCAGACCACCCATCTCTATCATCGCAAGGATGCTATCTACCCGGCCACGGTGGTCGGTCGGCCCAAACAGGAGGATTATTTCATCGGCGATTTTCTCCAGGATCTTCTCTCGCCGCTTTTCCCGCTGGTGATGAAGGGGGTTGTCCAGCTGAAGACCTTTGGCGAAACCGGATTCCACTGCCTGGCCGCCGCCAGGGTTACCGATCGGTATCCGCGAGAGGCCTTTGCCGCCGGTTTGCGTATTCTCGGCGAAGGCCAGTTGTCGCTCACCAAGTTTCTCCTCGTGACCGACGGCAGCATCGATGTGGCGCATTTTCCCCGTTTATGGCAGCACATCCTGGAACGGATCGAGTGGGATCGCGATCTGTTTGTCTTTGCCAATGTCTCCCAAGATACCCTCGACTACACCGGGCCATCGGTCAACAAAGGCTCCAAGGCCATGATGCTCGGGCTTGGACAGGAAAAACGGCGGGATTTGCCGGTTGAATTTGCCGGCATCCTCCCACCGCAATGCAGCCATCCCCGCGCCTTTCTTCCCGGTACCCTGGTTGTTCAGGGAATTGAGTACGCCGCCGCGCCCCATCTTGCCGATGAAATCGCCCGATTTCCCGGGGTGTCCTCTTGGCCGGTGGTGGTTCTGGTCGATTCGACCGAGGAGGCGACCTGTTCGCTGCAGGAATTCTTGTGGACCTTTTTCACCCGTTTCGAGCCGGCAGCAGATATTCATGGCCGTGAGCAGACGGTCCGGCGCTTCCATGTGGGCCTGCAGCCGCCGATTGTCTTTGATTGCCGAATGAAGCCGTGGTACACGGAGGTGCTCGCCGTGGATCCGGCAACCCAGCGGTTGGTCGACGATAAGATCGCCACCATCCTGCCTTCCCGCTTCCGCTAG
- a CDS encoding glycogen synthase, whose translation MEAKTDPQQETIRSVWMVSREYEGLAGAGGVKDVCRQLAETLVTHGHTDVRVVLPRYGFMDAVGLGFSLVELDGKKGHILGRRYAHVFEVDMNYAAEERRETVAIWQRQLNGVTIFLVEADRFAAKRGVYTYTEEDEQEVAWQRKGGGHFDYFAMNILLQKAALDLMILLDAHPQVVHCQDGHAATLPAMLREHSGYRHYFRRTGAVVTIHNAGLGYHQDVDDLAFAHAVTGLPMRVITKGRLGGNFDPFIAAADYAVLNTVSENYARELQQTPDDARTGWLGHALLERGVTLAGITNGIDPFAFDPSRPEPLALAAGYDILNGEFSGKAHCKADLLGRIASCGPWQQVKQFGLLSGPVEAPLCTFIGRLTAQKGVDILIQAIGQLLPQDASCQFLLLGSGAPEFEHQLELLATQGIGQGRVCFLKGYDPVLANSVYAAGDFFLIPSRYEPCGLTDYIAQLLGNLPIVHGVGGLVKVIDGENGFAYSGNTAASLAATMIRALSLYHRQPERIRSMQRRAVERIHRHHTWKTVMDDYISLYRQAMRMGCGGQ comes from the coding sequence ATGGAAGCAAAAACTGATCCCCAGCAGGAAACGATTCGATCCGTGTGGATGGTCAGCCGCGAATACGAAGGGCTGGCCGGTGCGGGCGGGGTCAAGGATGTCTGCCGACAGTTGGCGGAAACCTTGGTGACGCATGGCCACACCGACGTGCGGGTTGTCCTGCCCCGTTACGGTTTCATGGATGCCGTGGGCCTTGGATTTTCCCTCGTCGAACTCGATGGGAAAAAAGGGCACATTCTCGGTCGCCGCTATGCCCATGTCTTTGAAGTGGACATGAATTACGCCGCGGAAGAGCGACGGGAGACCGTGGCAATCTGGCAGCGACAACTCAACGGGGTCACGATCTTCCTGGTCGAGGCGGATCGTTTTGCCGCCAAACGGGGAGTATACACCTATACCGAGGAGGATGAACAGGAAGTTGCCTGGCAACGCAAAGGCGGGGGACATTTTGACTATTTCGCCATGAACATTCTCCTCCAGAAGGCGGCGCTGGACCTGATGATTCTTCTCGACGCGCATCCCCAGGTAGTTCACTGCCAGGACGGGCACGCCGCCACCCTGCCCGCGATGTTGCGTGAACACAGTGGCTATCGCCACTATTTCCGTCGAACCGGTGCGGTGGTGACCATCCATAATGCCGGGCTGGGTTACCATCAGGACGTCGACGATCTTGCCTTTGCCCACGCCGTGACCGGCCTGCCAATGCGGGTGATCACCAAAGGACGGCTCGGCGGGAACTTCGACCCTTTCATAGCCGCCGCCGACTACGCCGTGCTCAACACGGTCAGTGAAAATTACGCCAGGGAACTGCAGCAAACTCCGGACGATGCCCGCACCGGCTGGCTCGGTCATGCCCTGCTCGAACGCGGCGTGACGCTTGCCGGCATCACCAACGGCATCGATCCGTTCGCCTTTGATCCATCGAGGCCGGAACCGCTGGCACTAGCCGCTGGCTATGACATTCTGAACGGCGAGTTTTCCGGCAAGGCACACTGCAAGGCTGACCTGCTCGGCCGGATCGCCTCATGCGGTCCCTGGCAACAGGTCAAGCAGTTCGGCCTGCTCAGCGGGCCGGTGGAAGCTCCCCTCTGCACCTTCATCGGACGGTTGACCGCGCAAAAGGGGGTGGATATTCTTATTCAGGCCATCGGCCAACTGCTTCCCCAGGATGCGAGCTGTCAGTTCCTTTTGTTGGGCTCCGGGGCGCCCGAGTTTGAGCACCAACTGGAGCTGTTGGCGACGCAAGGCATCGGCCAGGGACGGGTCTGCTTTCTCAAGGGCTACGATCCTGTTCTCGCCAACAGCGTCTATGCAGCCGGCGATTTTTTCCTCATCCCCTCCCGCTACGAACCCTGTGGCCTGACCGACTATATTGCCCAACTGCTTGGCAACCTGCCGATTGTCCATGGCGTTGGCGGCCTGGTCAAGGTCATCGACGGCGAAAACGGTTTTGCCTACAGCGGCAATACCGCCGCTTCCCTGGCGGCAACAATGATCCGGGCCTTGTCGCTGTACCATCGACAACCGGAACGTATTCGATCCATGCAGCGGCGGGCCGTCGAACGGATACATCGCCATCATACCTGGAAAACGGTCATGGACGACTATATCAGTCTTTACCGGCAAGCGATGCGGATGGGTTGCGGGGGCCAATGA
- the gap gene encoding type I glyceraldehyde-3-phosphate dehydrogenase, which translates to MAIKVGINGFGRIGRNIFRALAKDPAFADIEIVGINDLTDVKTIAHLVKYDSIMGRSEQQIAVGENSIVVDGRTIPITSHRKPGEIPWASLGAEYVLECTGLFCDMESAKAHIDGGAAKVIISAPAKGEVKTIVMGVNEHEYDPTVHHVVSNASCTTNCLAPVAQVILDNFGIKRGLMTTVHSYTGDQRLLDFPHSDLRRARAAAMSMVPTKTGAAAAVALVIPELKNKFDGLAVRVPTPDVSLVDVVIEVERETTVPEVNKALAAAANRYLGYTEEPLVSIDFQGDPHSSIVDGLCTKVLGTSVKVMSWYDNEWGYSNRMLDLVLHMEANKPL; encoded by the coding sequence ATGGCAATTAAAGTAGGGATTAACGGATTCGGCAGGATTGGCAGGAATATTTTTCGCGCATTGGCCAAGGACCCGGCTTTCGCCGACATCGAAATCGTCGGCATCAATGATCTCACCGATGTGAAAACCATCGCCCATCTGGTGAAGTATGATTCCATCATGGGGCGCTCGGAACAGCAGATCGCTGTTGGCGAAAACAGCATTGTGGTCGATGGCAGGACCATCCCCATTACCAGCCACCGCAAACCCGGGGAAATTCCCTGGGCAAGCCTTGGCGCCGAATATGTCCTTGAGTGCACGGGGCTTTTTTGTGACATGGAATCAGCCAAGGCTCATATCGACGGAGGCGCGGCCAAAGTGATCATTTCGGCGCCAGCCAAGGGCGAGGTGAAAACCATCGTCATGGGCGTCAACGAACACGAATACGACCCCACCGTGCATCATGTGGTGTCCAACGCCTCCTGCACCACCAACTGTTTGGCACCGGTGGCCCAGGTCATCCTCGATAATTTCGGGATCAAACGCGGCCTGATGACCACCGTGCATTCCTACACCGGGGACCAGCGGCTGCTCGACTTCCCGCACTCCGACCTGCGTCGGGCCCGCGCCGCCGCCATGTCGATGGTTCCCACCAAGACCGGTGCCGCAGCTGCCGTGGCCTTGGTTATTCCCGAATTGAAAAACAAATTCGACGGACTGGCGGTCCGCGTTCCCACCCCGGATGTATCGCTGGTGGATGTGGTGATCGAGGTCGAACGGGAAACCACCGTGCCGGAGGTCAACAAGGCGCTGGCTGCAGCCGCCAACCGCTATCTGGGCTATACCGAGGAACCGCTGGTTTCCATCGATTTCCAGGGCGACCCCCACTCCTCGATCGTCGACGGCCTGTGCACCAAGGTGTTGGGCACCTCGGTCAAGGTGATGAGCTGGTACGACAACGAGTGGGGCTATTCCAATCGCATGCTGGACCTGGTGCTCCACATGGAGGCCAACAAGCCCCTGTAA
- a CDS encoding chaperone modulator CbpM yields MTEQRTYIQGMVLDEETRCTLADLCRLCGVSAERIHGMVEEGIISPEGYSPREWRFTFVAVKRVQTAIRLQNDLRVNLPGCALVLDLLDEIDELRRRARRG; encoded by the coding sequence ATGACCGAACAACGAACCTATATCCAGGGCATGGTCCTTGATGAAGAAACCCGCTGCACCCTAGCGGATTTGTGCAGGCTGTGCGGGGTCAGCGCCGAACGCATCCACGGCATGGTCGAGGAGGGGATCATTAGTCCGGAAGGGTATTCCCCGCGGGAGTGGCGGTTCACCTTTGTCGCCGTTAAGCGGGTACAGACCGCGATCAGGCTGCAAAACGATCTTCGCGTCAACCTGCCGGGCTGCGCCCTGGTCCTGGATCTGCTGGATGAGATCGACGAATTGCGACGCCGTGCCCGGCGCGGTTGA